The Haloplanus sp. CK5-1 genome segment CGCCCCCCAAGATGAAACACGGCATGGTCATCGCCGCGAGTGGCTGGTTCGCCGTCGCCACGTTCGGTGCGCTCCCCTTTCTGCTGACCGCGTGGCTGACGCCGCCCGCGGCGATGGACGCGTTCGTCCCCGCCGGGGCTGACACGAGCGCGTGGGACCCGATTCGGGTCGGCACCACCACGACCCTCTCCAGTCTCGCCTACTTCCGCAACCCGCTTCACGCCCTCTTCGAGAGCATGAGCGGGTGGACCGGGAGCGGCCTGACGATGGCGGTCCACGAACCCTCGCTCCCGCGGGCGATCCAGTGGTGGCGGTCGTTCATCCAGTGGGTCGGCGGCGTCGGCGTCATCGTCCTCACCGTCTCCATCCTCGCGAGACCCGGGAGCGGGAGCTACGCCCTCTACCGGAGCGAAGCCCGCGAGGAGAAGATCCACCCCAGTATCGTCTCCACCGTCCGGACGGTCTGGAAACTCGTCGTCGGGTACACGCTCCTCGCCGTCGTCCTCCTCTTCGGTGCCATCCGCAGCAGCGAGAGCGACTACGCCCGGTCGCTCTCCCCCCGGGAGACCGCTTGGCAGGCACTCAACCACGCCATGACCGGGCTCACGACCGGTGGATTCTCCGTCACCGACAACTCCATCGCGACGTACGACTCGCCGCTCGTCGAGGCCACCCTCCTCCCGATCATGATCCTCGGTGCCATCGCCTTCCCCGTCCACTACGTCGTACTCCGGGACCGGTCGGTGCGCGAACTGGTCGCCGACCTGCAGACGCGATGGCTGTTCGTCCTCCTCGGACTGGGCGTGGTCGGCCTCTCGACACAGAACGCCCTCTCGATCCCAGCGGCCGCCGACGCGTTCACCACCCGGTCGTTCCTCCCGTTCTCGACGACGGTACTGGACGGCGCGGGCCACGACGCGATCCGAGACTCGACGTTCCAGTGGGTCAGCGCGCTGACCTGCACCGGGTTCCAGTCGGCCCCGATCGGCCGCTGGGTCGCCGGAGCCAAGGTGATGGTCGTCGGCGCGATGACGCTCGGGGGGGCCGCCGGCTCGACCGTCGGTGGGATCAAGATCGTCCGTGGGTACACCGTCGTCCGCGGCATCGTCTGGCAGTTCTCCCGCGTGTTCCTCCCGAGAAACGCCGTCGTGACCGCCCGTCTCGGCGACCGCACGCTCGACCGCGAGGCCATGGAACGCGAGTTCGGCGAGGCCGCCATCGTCACGCTCCTGTGGCTCCTCGTCCTCGCCGCCAGCAGTCTCGTCCTCGTCAACGTCGTCGGCCCCGACTTCGGCTACGCCGACGCGCTGTTCGAAGTCGCGAGCGCCCAGGGCAACGTCGGCCTCTCCACCGGGATCACCGGCCCGACGATGTCGCCGGTCGCCGAGGGGATGTTCGTCCTCAACATGTGGATCGGTCGCCTGGAGATCATCCCCGTCTTGGTGTTCGTCCGTGCCGTAGTGTACGGATTGGACCCCTGACGACGGGGTCAGTCGTCGGTCCGCACCTCGCCGAGGAACGTCCAGTGGTGGTGTGTGCTCCCCTCGGGTCGCGTCTCCTCCCTGACGTGATAGAGGTATAGTAGCCTTTGTAAGTCATCACACACCTGATCGCATGACAGCGTTCGATCAGGTGTGCGGACAGTTACAAACGCTACTATAGGGACCGTGCGGGCAGTCGTCACAGCCGTCGGCACAGGGCTGTCGCTTCACCACCTCGGTGTACCCGTCGTGTTCGGTCACCCGAGCGACGTCCTCGCCCGGTCCCGGTTCGATCGGTGACTCCGGCTCCCGGCGGTGCTAGAGCAGTTCTCGGGCGTGGACGACGGTGTTCCTGAGTTCTTCCGGCGTGAGTCCGCTGAGTTCCGCCCCGAAGCCATCCGGCAGCCCGTCCGGCGGCGTCGGCGCGTCCGAGGCATCGGTCATACCGACCGGTTGGGTCCCGAGACACATAAGACGCTACCCCGACGTCGACGCGCCCGGCTACTCGTTCCAGAACGCGCCCGTGAACATCACGAACACGGGGATGATCTCCAGGCGACCGATCCACATCAGGAAGATCATCAGGAGTTTGCTGGTCGCCGGGAAGTCGAGATAACTCCCGAACGGTCCCAGGAAGCCAAAGCCCGGGCCGATGTTCCCGAGGGTCGCGAGACTCGCGCTGAGCGCTTCGAGCGTCGTCATCTCCAGACCCACCCGGCCCGCGTCGAGGAGGATGAGCACCGTCGCCACGCCGAAGGTGATGAGATACAGCATCGTGAAGCCGTAGATGGCACGGATGACGTCCTCCCCGACGACGTACCCACCGAGACGCACCGGCTTGACCGCGTTCGGGTGGGCGGTAGTGAACAACTGTCGCCGTATCCCCTTGATGACGACCAACCACCGAACGACCTTGACGCCGCCGCCGGTCGACCCCGCGGACCCGCCGATGAACATCGCGAACAGCAGGATCCCCTGCGTGGTCGTCTCCCACTGTGCGAAGTCACTCGTCGCGTACCCCGTCGAGTTCAGCAGCGAAGCGACCTGGAACGTGGCCTGTCGGAGCGAGTTCTCGACGGCGCCCTCGGTGATGCCCCCGAGTTCGAGGGGCGGTGCCGACCCGGTGAACAGGAGCCCCCACAGAATGACGATCACCCCGGCGTTCGCGCCGAGATACGCCTGGAGTTCGCGGTCCCGGAGGAACTGGGCGTACTCGTCCTGGACGATCAGGTAGAACAGTCCGAAGTTCATCCCCGCGACGAGCATGAACGGGACGACGACCCACTGGACGGCCGGAGAGAACGCAGCGATGCTGTCGGCTTCGGGGGAGAATCCGCCCGTCGGCAGCGTCGTGAAGCCGTGTGCGACGGCGTTGTAGACGCCCATGTTCGGTGCCAGCCCCGCGTAGTGGAGCGCGAGCAGGATACAGACGTACAGGACGGTGAACCCGAGGTAGAACAGCCAGAGGAGGCGTGCCGTTTCGGCGATCTTCGGCGTCAGTTTCTGGAGCTCCGGTCCGGGGGCTTCGGACTCGATGAGTTGTGCGCCGTTGACCGCCGCCTCGGGGAGAATAGCGACCATCAGGACGATGATTCCCATACCCCCCAGCCACTGGGAGAGCTGTCGCCACATCAACAGCGCGTGGGAGTGACGGTCGGTCGAGATCTCCCCGAGGACCGTCGCACCCGTGGTGGTGAACCCGGACATCGACTCGAACAGCGCGTTGACCGGATAGCGGAGCGTCGACTCGGTACCGTAGCCCGCGATCAGGTACGGAACCGCCCCGATGACTGCGACGGCACCCCACGCCAGAGCCACGAGGAGGAGCGCTTCGCGGGCACCCAGTTCCGGGTCGTTGTCGAGGCGTTCCAGTCCGACGCCGACCACGACCGTGATCCCGATCGACAGCAGAAACACGACGGTGTCTTCCCCGTACACGAGGCTGATTCCCAACGGAACGAGCATCGCGACGGCGAGGTACTTGATCACCGTACCGGTGAAGGCGACGCTCTGTCGCCAGTTGATCCGAACCGACATCACCGATCACAGTCCATTACGCTACGGTCTCAGCGTGGACGCCGAAAAATCCCTCGTTCCGCCTACAGGCTACTGTTCACCGCTGCCAACGACTCGCTCTCGACGAACACGACGACGTGATCTCCCCGCTTGACGAGGGTGTCGCCCCGGGGGATCACCCGTTCGCTCCCGCGGGTGATCGCCCCGATGACCACGCCGGCCGGTAGATCGGCGACGGAGTCGCGGATGGGCCGATCCACGAGGACGCTCTCCCCGTCGACCTCGATTTCGAGGACCTCGGCCCGGTCGGACTCGACGATAGCGACGTTCTCGGCGTACTCCTCGCGGGTGAACCGCGTTATCTCCTCGGCGGTCGCCTCGCGGGGATCGATTGCCACGTCGATGCCGACCGCCTCGAACAGGTCGACGTACACGCCGGAGTCGACGACCGCGACGGCTCGCTTGGTTCCGAGGCTCTTGGCGAGGAGTCCGGCGAGCAGGTTCTTCTCGTCGCTGTCGAGGGCCGTGACCACGACGTCGACATCCGCGACGTGTTCGCGTTCGAGAAAGGTCCGATCGGTCGCGTCGCTCTCCAGAACCGTCGTCCCGGCGAGGTCCTCGGCGAATTCGCGCGCTCTATCGGGGTCCCGTTCGACGAGTCGTGGCTTCAGGCCCCGTTCTTGGAGCAGACGAGCGGTGTGGTAGCGATGTCACTTCCCCCGACGACGAGGACGTTGGGCGTCCGGTCGCTCCCCGGTTCGAGTTCGTATGCGAACGTGTGGACACTCTCGGGGCTCCCGATGACGACCACCTCGTCGCCGGCCTCCAACACCGTATCGCCGCGGGGGATTATCACGTCGCCACCGCGCAACACGGCGGCGAAGGTGAGCGACTCGTAGCGGTCGGCCGCCTCGACGGTCAATCCGGCGACCGGACTCGACTCCGAGATGGCGAACTCCGTCATCTGGACGAGGCCGTCCGCGAACGTCGCCACGTCCTGTGCCGCCGGCAGGCCGACGACCCGTGCGATGGTCTCGGCGGTCAGCAGGTTCGTCGCCACCATGTGGTCGATATCGAACGCGCGCTCCGACCCCTGCCACGTCCGCAGGTACTTCGCGTTCCTGACCCGGGAGATGGTGAACGCCTCGGTGACGGTCGTCGCGGTGCCACATAGCGATGTTTGTCTCGTCGTCGTCCGTACTCGCGATGAGGATGTCGGCCCGTTCGAGGTCTGCCTTCTCGAGCGTTTCGAGGTCCGTTCCGTCCCCCTCGGCGCCGAGGACGTCGGCGTCGTACATCAACTGTTCCACCCGACCCCCATCGACGTCGACGACAGCGACGTCGTGGGCGTCGACGACAGCGACGTCGTGGGCGTCGACGACAGCGACGTCGTGGGCGTCGACGAGGCTCTCGGCGATTGCAGTCCCGACTTCGCCGGCCCCGACGATCACGACGTACACGGGAACGCCTCCACGTCACACATGGCCGTCGCTTCGCCCGGAACGGGGCAGTGTATTTCCCCGTGACGCCGTCGTCGACACACTCCGACCGCCTCACCCCGCCGTCGGTCACCCGTTCGGTTTCCGCTCCTGATCGGGGTGATCGGAGATGAAGACGCTCGTGTCGTCCGGGACGTCGTCGGTCACCCATGAGTTCGCGCCGATGCTCACGTGGTCGCCGATATCGATCGGTCCGAGGACGTTGCTGCCGGCCCCGATGACGACGTGGTCGCCGATGTCCGGATGGCGCTTGTAGTCTTTCGCCAGCATGTGTTCCTCGCCCTCCTCCTCCTCGAAGTGGAGTGCGCCGAGGGTGACGTTCTGGTAGATACGGACCCAGTCACCGACTGTGGCCGTCTCGCCGATGACGACGCCGGTCCCGTGATCGACGAAGAAGTGGTCGCCGATCTCCGCACCCGGGTGGATGTCGATCCCCGTCTCGCCCTTCGAGTACTCCGCGAGTTCTCTCGCGTACGCGAAGTGCTCCGCCTCGTAGAGGAGGTGGGCGACGCGGTGGGTCAGGATGGCGTGGAAGCCGGGGTACGACCGGATGATCTCACAGTAGCTCTTCGCCGCCGGGTCGCCCTTGTACGCGGCCTCGGCGTCCCGCTTGAGCGTGTCCCGGATCGTCGGCAACCGGTCGAGCGTCCGGTCGACGGTGCCGGTCAGTTCGTCCGCGTCGCGGTCGGCGTAGGCCGTGATACCTTTTAGGATGCACGTGCCGAGCTCACTCAGGAGATGACGCGTCTCGGCGGGATCGTTCAACAGATCCGTCCCGTTCCAGCACCGGGGAAACAGGAGGCGTCTGAGCAGGAGCGGTTCGTCGCGCAGGAACTCCCGGCGCGGATACTTGCGCGAAGTGTCCGTCGGGTAGGGCGCGTCGTCTACCCCGTAGGAGTCGACGAGGTCTCGGTGGGCGTCGCCGGTGTAATCGTACCCCATCTCTGTCTGGAGTGACGCCGTGGAGTAACGTAGTTCTTTTACTTCGTCCGTCGGCCGACCGCTCCCGACACGAACACCCACCCGAGCGTTTCGTTCGCGGAGACAATCACCATATGATACATATTACAACATGTTCTACCGCCGTTGTGGCTGTCGACTGTCTGACCTGCGATTTCAGCGGCGAGATTCGAGAGTACGAAACCAAGACGGTTGGGTTGAAAAACGACTCCCTCATCCACAAATGCCCCGAGTGTGGATGCGTTATGGGTAACTTGCTCGAGGTGTAGCGGCGCCGACTCACACCCGACATCGAGGGGTGGCTCGATACCGCAGTCGGCGAACTGGGCCGCAGCCTGCCTGTCGGACCGACATCGATCGTGCCGGCTGCTGGGGGAGATGGCCTACGTCGGAGAGTCGAAACCGGTGGGAGTGCGCTTCATCGCAAAGATAGTGGTTGCAGACGCCAAAGCGCGCAGATATTCGCTATTCGCTACCGAACATCTGGCGCATGAGTAGTTGGCTGTATTTAATTTATGAACACAAGATGAGATAGCCGAGAAGATCATAATTCGGAGCGTGTCGGGATGGTTCAGCTCTTCTGACGCGGGTCTATTGGCGTTATCGTCTATCACCGATCTGGAACACCTCGTTCCGGAAGTGCTCGATATGGTCTTCGAGATCGGTGAACCCGTTTCCGGTCACGTCCTTATGATGCCGGTGGCGTTCCGATTCACTCGTCCTCATCAAGCAATTGTTGAGGGAGATCCGCACCGTGCTCGACCAATTCGGAATCAAACGAGACGAGGGTCGCGTCGGCAGCGTCGGCTGCCGAAAGGATCATCGCGTCCATGGGGTACAACAGAGTTTCCGATTGGAGGCGGTTCGCCGCCATCATATCGGAGGCGTCGGGAAAAGTCACGGTCATCCGAGCGGTAACTCGATTCTCAATAGCATCGATTCGATCCCGTTCGAACCGTTTCTTTTTGCTCAGAACACTCCGCAGTTCCATGAGGCTGAGAACCGACACGAGTGGATTGTCGGCTTGATCAAGCAGTTCGATTGCTTCATCAGACCGATCGGTATCCCGAGTAACTGCTGCGACGAGAACGTTAGTGTCGAGGAGTACTCTCATAGCCGTTCGCGGACGTCACGAACGGCTTCGACAGAGTCAACCTCGACATCGAGTCCCAGCTCTGAGAGTGCCTGTCCGAGCGGGACCGTCTCGTCATCATCGGGGTCCGAGGAAACGAATTCCTCGAAGTCGTCCGAAGTGAGACTCATACCTGATCTTGCCCACCAACTCGCAAAAGACTACTGGTGGTCCTGTTGTCCGTGGTGATGCGGTGCTACTCGAATGTACACCGGCAGAATCGACACCGAGAGACACATCGGAGATAACGGTTCGTCGCCGTGGCTCCGTGGATGTAGTTGGCTGTCGTGAAAGAGTCGGGAAGAACGTATAACAGAGTTAGAGAGGATCGTCGACGAGTTAGTTGAACGCAATATTAAATTAGAGCATCGGGTTCTGGCGCTGGAGGGGGGTCAGGAGAAATTTGAGCGGGAAATAGGACTGCGGAATGATTAAATGAAACGGACAATATATTATAATATTACTGAACAAATAATTAGAGATGGTAGTTTCTAACCTATACTGCTGTGCTGATGGCGACATATAGGTTCCGGATAAGCAAGTTAGAGAAATAGATTGGATGACAGGAAAATCTTAGTACGGGTGCATATTACTACGATATAGACCACAATTATGAGAAATAAATTATATGAAATATCATGCACATGTTGTGACTTCACAAAAAGATATCAGGATGAACAAACTGCGCGGGATGATCTAAAAAGCCACGAGCAACTGGTAGATGGTGAACATAATACGGATATAAAAGAAAAAACAATCTGTGTGGATAATATTGGCTATATGTGGATTCCTGTATTGGTTCGTGGGCTATTTGTTCCAGCTTGTGCTTTAGTAGTTTTACTCCCTTCTATTCAATCATATAATCAGATATTCGATACAATTTTAGCATTTCTATTCGTTTTTCTGGCGAGTATATGGTTTATATGTTGGATTATCTCTCCGGTTGCAATATACTTTGATAAAAGACGAATTTATAGATATACTGGTTGGATGCCAGAATGGACATACTACCTTGTAATACTCGGAGTTATTGGAGATCTCTTGGCTGGAATCTATCTATACAAAAGGTATACTCGTGTCGGATTTGATATTCCTTTCTACGGCAAAATTTAACTAATTTCTCATCTATTGTCTACCTATATATCAAAAGAGAAATGTATGTTAGAATTTTGGGACTCAAAGGCAACAAATTGTTGTTTGACGCCCTTAGAACTAAGTAATACATCCTGAGTCATCATTCCTAGCGTACCGTTACATTAATTTCACGTACTGTTGCATTGATTTCGACCTCTACTTCTTCAACAGAAGTATTCTCAATTACAAACAAATAGTCATGCCATCCTATGATCGCATTATTGGATACACTTGTCGTATTAAACGTGGTTGCGTTTTCGTTGTATCGAGGGTGTCATAGAACTCTTCTCACACCGTGATGATTGTGCTTCCCGGATTGTCTCCGCGTTCGTAGTTGGTGATTGCGACGACGAGGCGCAGACACAACGCGAGGAACACCTGCGCTCGTGCATGGACGCGGCCTCGGGCGTGCGTTCGCCCGAGGCCGCAGCCCTTGACTGATTCGTTGGTTCGTTCGACGCCACTCCGGCGGTTGTACGTCTCGTCTAGCGTTGATTGCTTCAGCTGAACGTCGTTGCTGTGTTTTTCAATGCGGTCTTCTACCCTGTACTCGATATCTTTCGGGTCGTCGGTGTTTCGTGGATTGTCGCTAGTTGTCCACTCTCTTGATGGCGGCGGCAACAAGAGTCCGGTCTAACACGGTAAGGACGCTGATACGAGACGAAGTACACATCTGACGCCACGGAGAGTTGAGGAAGAGTCACAAATCTGGATTGTTTTGGCTGTAGTTGTCGTTCAGACTGATCTCCGAAGACAGCTGTCGCTGTTCGCCAGCCTCGCTTCGCCGAAGCGAGGCGGCTCAACCGAGTCCGTGTTCGTATCCTGCTGGCAGTCCTTCTCCGTTAGTCCGGTACTTCTCTTTCCAGCCGAGTTCGTCGTCTAACACCCGTTCGATCCCGTGCAAAAACGCGTCACCAAACGCGAATGTTTTCGGAAGTGCTCGCCCGCCCCGCCGTGGTCGGGCGAGCACGGCCCACTGTAACACGAGCCACAACTGCTCTAACAGAAACCCCACGCCCACGTAGAACAGCCGGATTGTCGTCGATGGCGTTGTTGTCAGGGCACGCGCTTCTCGGAACTTCTCGTAGCTCTTCTCTATCCGTGAACGCTTGTTGTAGGTCGTAGCGACTTGCGCGGGCGTGCGGTCTTCCAGACCGTACGCCGCGTATCCTGTCGCTTTCACACCAGACTTTCCGCGGTCACCGTTCTGATAGGTAACGTTCACCGCCAGTGGATACGTCTGTTCGTGCTCTTTCCCTTCGCAAATCGTCTCTTCGGTCATGTGTGACGCGGCCTTGGAGAGTTTCTTCCGGAGCGAGTCTTTCCGGGTTATGACCGGAAAGACTGGCGGTGCTGTCTCCCGAAGAATACCGATTAACTCCCCGACAAAGGCGTCCCTGTCCATGAGGATCTGGTCGGTCTCGAATGGGTATGTTTCGACGCGGGCGAGCACGCGCTCGACCGCGTCGGCCTTGCTGTCCTCGCCGTCAACTGGTTCAACCGCCAGTGTGAGTGGCTTTCCCTGCGCGATGACGAACGCAGTACAGTACCGGTGACACTTCGTGGTTCCATCTCGTGCTTCCATTCTCCTGAACTCGTCCTCGTCGTCTGGATGACCGTGGAACGGATTGTCCATGAAGTCCAGACAGATGGTTCTCGACCCGCCGCGGTCGAGAACCGTCATCGCCACCAGTGCGAGGATATCGTTGACAGCATCAAGCATCGGCTCTTTCTCCAAGGTGTGCAACCAGTCCATCACTGGCTCGCGGTTTGGCGTGTCCTCAGTGTTCGTCGTGACACCGTTGACGGAGGTTGTGTCAACAGCAGCTCGTAAGACGACTTCCATGATTTCCTCGGAATCGAGGCCGGAGCCCTCGATTCCTTCCATCGGTATCAGCTCAAGCAACTCCATGCTAAGAGACTTCAACTGGCTGCTCGAAATGTACTCGTCCGGATCTGTGAGGATGCGTTTGAGTCTTGGGAACTCCATCACACACAGGAATCCGGGCAGCGGCTGAATCAGGCGACTGATTCAGTCGCGTCATTCTAATCACTACGTGTCAGAAACTGGTCTCTTGAGCCAGAGTGGACAACTAGCGATTGTACGGAGCGACTGGCACGACCCCTGCGGCCAGCAGGTGGTCGTGCCAGTCGAGCGTGTCGTAGGCACTGTCTCCAAGCATCCACATCGGTTTCCCGACGGCGAGCGCGTCACGCGTGACGCGCATCGCCGTCTCTTCTGGTGCTTGTTTGCTCTCGGTGAACTCGGCTGCAATCGGGATCTTTTGCCCGGTTGAGACGATCGTGCAGCCGTAGCCGTAGTAGTACTCGTCATCGGTTGGATCATAGCACTTCGATGCGTCTGGATCGGCGGGCATCGCTCTCACGTCGGTTGAATCGATAGAATACGTCAAGTCGAGCAGGCCCCGCAAGGCGGCCTGCTCGACGAGATGGTCGAAGACCCGGTCAACAACGTGCTCAAGATCAGTGAGGAATCGATCGACCGCGTCTCTCGACGGCGGTCGATCGAAGCTACAGCTGAGCCAGACAACGGTGTTGTTCAGTTCTCGTGCAACCGGACGGATACCGTAGATGTTCTTGTAATAGCAATGGAGAAAGCCACGCATCATCTCGGGCGGCTCAAGATCTCGTGT includes the following:
- the epsC gene encoding serine O-acetyltransferase EpsC, which gives rise to MGYDYTGDAHRDLVDSYGVDDAPYPTDTSRKYPRREFLRDEPLLLRRLLFPRCWNGTDLLNDPAETRHLLSELGTCILKGITAYADRDADELTGTVDRTLDRLPTIRDTLKRDAEAAYKGDPAAKSYCEIIRSYPGFHAILTHRVAHLLYEAEHFAYARELAEYSKGETGIDIHPGAEIGDHFFVDHGTGVVIGETATVGDWVRIYQNVTLGALHFEEEEGEEHMLAKDYKRHPDIGDHVVIGAGSNVLGPIDIGDHVSIGANSWVTDDVPDDTSVFISDHPDQERKPNG
- a CDS encoding type II toxin-antitoxin system VapC family toxin is translated as MRVLLDTNVLVAAVTRDTDRSDEAIELLDQADNPLVSVLSLMELRSVLSKKKRFERDRIDAIENRVTARMTVTFPDASDMMAANRLQSETLLYPMDAMILSAADAADATLVSFDSELVEHGADLPQQLLDEDE
- a CDS encoding ISH3 family transposase encodes the protein MEFPRLKRILTDPDEYISSSQLKSLSMELLELIPMEGIEGSGLDSEEIMEVVLRAAVDTTSVNGVTTNTEDTPNREPVMDWLHTLEKEPMLDAVNDILALVAMTVLDRGGSRTICLDFMDNPFHGHPDDEDEFRRMEARDGTTKCHRYCTAFVIAQGKPLTLAVEPVDGEDSKADAVERVLARVETYPFETDQILMDRDAFVGELIGILRETAPPVFPVITRKDSLRKKLSKAASHMTEETICEGKEHEQTYPLAVNVTYQNGDRGKSGVKATGYAAYGLEDRTPAQVATTYNKRSRIEKSYEKFREARALTTTPSTTIRLFYVGVGFLLEQLWLVLQWAVLARPRRGGRALPKTFAFGDAFLHGIERVLDDELGWKEKYRTNGEGLPAGYEHGLG
- a CDS encoding potassium transporter TrkG, with protein sequence MVPRRDGRLSTDLRIIARDVGSLLLMEAGLMAVTAVVALVFREFHAALGCLLAGGVTAAVGALANRGVGDVPPPKMKHGMVIAASGWFAVATFGALPFLLTAWLTPPAAMDAFVPAGADTSAWDPIRVGTTTTLSSLAYFRNPLHALFESMSGWTGSGLTMAVHEPSLPRAIQWWRSFIQWVGGVGVIVLTVSILARPGSGSYALYRSEAREEKIHPSIVSTVRTVWKLVVGYTLLAVVLLFGAIRSSESDYARSLSPRETAWQALNHAMTGLTTGGFSVTDNSIATYDSPLVEATLLPIMILGAIAFPVHYVVLRDRSVRELVADLQTRWLFVLLGLGVVGLSTQNALSIPAAADAFTTRSFLPFSTTVLDGAGHDAIRDSTFQWVSALTCTGFQSAPIGRWVAGAKVMVVGAMTLGGAAGSTVGGIKIVRGYTVVRGIVWQFSRVFLPRNAVVTARLGDRTLDREAMEREFGEAAIVTLLWLLVLAASSLVLVNVVGPDFGYADALFEVASAQGNVGLSTGITGPTMSPVAEGMFVLNMWIGRLEIIPVLVFVRAVVYGLDP
- a CDS encoding TrkH family potassium uptake protein, giving the protein MSVRINWRQSVAFTGTVIKYLAVAMLVPLGISLVYGEDTVVFLLSIGITVVVGVGLERLDNDPELGAREALLLVALAWGAVAVIGAVPYLIAGYGTESTLRYPVNALFESMSGFTTTGATVLGEISTDRHSHALLMWRQLSQWLGGMGIIVLMVAILPEAAVNGAQLIESEAPGPELQKLTPKIAETARLLWLFYLGFTVLYVCILLALHYAGLAPNMGVYNAVAHGFTTLPTGGFSPEADSIAAFSPAVQWVVVPFMLVAGMNFGLFYLIVQDEYAQFLRDRELQAYLGANAGVIVILWGLLFTGSAPPLELGGITEGAVENSLRQATFQVASLLNSTGYATSDFAQWETTTQGILLFAMFIGGSAGSTGGGVKVVRWLVVIKGIRRQLFTTAHPNAVKPVRLGGYVVGEDVIRAIYGFTMLYLITFGVATVLILLDAGRVGLEMTTLEALSASLATLGNIGPGFGFLGPFGSYLDFPATSKLLMIFLMWIGRLEIIPVFVMFTGAFWNE